TGAAAAATTCGTCCTGAGCCACGCGTCCCTTGATCCGCACTTTCCGCACTTCCTCCAGTGGGCATCGGAGAACGGCATCGACGTAAAGATCGTTTCCGATGGCTTCGATGCCACCATCAAGGCGCTTTTCAACAACCACAATATCCGAGGCTTGGAGATCTTTGCCAACGAGATGAGGTTTGGACCGGACGCCTCGGTGTCGATGGCAAGCCCCCACTACAACCCTGCTTGCGGCACATGCGGGACCTGCAAGTTGAACGTGGTGCGACGGTTTCGGCCGGATTACGACAGGATCGTACTAATCGGGGACGGGGAATCGGACAGACATGCCGCGGGAGAGGCCGATGTGGTCCTGGCTCTGCATGATTTGTTCGTGTACTGTGCTCGTACCGGCATCCCCGCAGTGCGCATAGAAGGCTTCCGGGATGTACCTCGGCTCCTCACCAGACGCGTAGCAGCGGTAACCTTCGACATGGACGGCACCCTGGTAGACTCCATCGGAACCATAACCGCCGCATTTAATCATATGTTCTCGACGCTCGGTTACCCGCTGATGACCGAGCAAGAGGTGGCTCGGGTCACAAGCATTTCTTTGAAAGACTTTGTTCGGTCCTACCTGAAGCCCGAGGAAGCCGAATTTGGCGTCAAGGTATTTCGAGATTACTACGACCGGATCTTTCTCAAGCAGG
The Desulfomonile tiedjei genome window above contains:
- a CDS encoding HAD family hydrolase translates to MPETKKTPRILILCDFDGTVSTKDTVNRLVRDHLTDPEWRFQVKRYFRGEIGSLAVYRAIAPMMRMTQEDLEKFVLSHASLDPHFPHFLQWASENGIDVKIVSDGFDATIKALFNNHNIRGLEIFANEMRFGPDASVSMASPHYNPACGTCGTCKLNVVRRFRPDYDRIVLIGDGESDRHAAGEADVVLALHDLFVYCARTGIPAVRIEGFRDVPRLLTRRVAAVTFDMDGTLVDSIGTITAAFNHMFSTLGYPLMTEQEVARVTSISLKDFVRSYLKPEEAEFGVKVFRDYYDRIFLKQASMMPGALDALQTLNGNIVQGIITNKRGEYARRMAEHFGFSKNMARIIGAEDGFKAKPAGEMFEEFMRSVGASADGTVYVGDSPIDVKAAANAGMDAFAVAGRIFSAEELAQTAPRRVLNSISELPAALQPLI